The genomic interval TCGTTTCGAAGGATCTTGCCGCCGGCAAGCCCATGGCCTACGCGCAGGTCTTCAACGGCTTTGGCTGCACGGGCAAGAACATTTCCCCGGAATTGGTCTGGTCGGGCGCTCCGGAGGGCACCAAGAGCTTCGCCGTCATGGCTTACGATCCGGATGCCCCGACCGGCTCCGGCTGGTGGCATTGGTCGGTGTTCAACATTCCGGCGGACATCTCGCAGATTGCCGCCGGCGCAAGCGGTGACAAGAAGCTTCCCGCAGGCGCCGTGGAAGGCCGTACCGATTTTGGCACCTCCGGATATGGCGGCGCCTGCCCGCCGGTCGGCGACAAGCCGCACCGCTACCAGTTCACCGTCTATGCGCTCAAGGTCGATAAGCTCCCGCTTCCCGATACCGCGCCCGGCGCCATGGTCGGCTTCTATGTCAGGGCAAACACGCTCGACAAGGCCTCGATCGAGGTCACTTATGGCCGCTGAGCCCTAAGCCTCAGACCGACCAGGTTTGCCGCCACATCCGTTCATTCGCGCCAGGCGTTTCATCACATCGCTAAGGTCGGCGATCAGGACATGGCACGCTGGAACGACAACCAGCGAAAGGACCGTCGAAACTATCAGTCCACCGATAACCGCGACAGCCATGGGTGCCCTGAACTCGCCACCGATCTCGTGGCCGAGAGCCGCCGGCACCATGCCGGCTACCATCGCCAGCGTCGTCATGACGATTGGGCGAAGCCGCTCGGCACAGGCTTCGATGGTGGCTTCGCGTCGCCGCAGGCCGGACCGCTCTAGCTCAACTGCAAAATCGACCAGCATGATCGAATTCTTCACGACGATGCCCATTAGCATAAGGATGCCGATGACGACTGGCAGCGACACGGGATGGCCGGTGAGGATGAGGGAGGCAACGACGCCTGAAAGCGCAAGCGGAAGAGGAGTGACGATCGTCAATGGTGTGAGCGGGTTGCCGAACAGCAGGATGAGCACGATCACCACAAGGCTCAAGCCCGCGATCATAGCAAAGGCAAAACTTGAAAAAACGCTGTCCTTGGAATCGGAATCTCCGGTTGCGAGCAATTCGACCTCCGGTGGAAGTGCCCTGACGGAGGGCAGGTTCCGGAGCGCTGCAATACCTTCGCCCTGCGTGATTCCTACGGCAAGGTCCGCTCCGATCTCGACCCGGCGCTGACGTTCCATGCGATTGATAACAGAAACGCTTTCGCCTTGCTCGAGGCGTGCGACCGCCTCAAGGGGCAGGAGGGCCCCCGACGATGTCATGATCCGTAGCTGTCGCAGCTTCTCCAAGCGATCTATCCCGGCTTCTTCAGCGAGCGTTCGGATCGGGATCAGTCTGCCGCTATCCTTGAACGACGGCAGCCTGGAATCGGCATCTCCCAAGGTGGCGACCCGGATTGCTGTTGCGACTTCTCTCGCGCTGACGCCAAGATCGGCAGCCCGTTCCGGTGACACGACCACGCTGAGTTCCGGCTGGCGCGTCGCTTCTGACGAAGCCGGATTGACGAACATCGGGTTGGAGCGCATTTCGGTTAGGATCGCCCGGGCGGCTGTCGACGCCTGTTCACCATTGGCGCTCAGGATTGCGAAAGACACATCCCGCCCTCCGCGATCGTTGACGAATTCGAAGCGAAGGTCAGGAATGGCCCTCAATAGAGCCTCGGCTCTTTCCCGGATTTGGGAAAGCGGAAGTTTGCGTTGATCTCTGTCCGCAATGGTCATCACAATGACCGCCTTGCGGATATCACGCACGCCATCAGATCCCGATCCGGCGCGTACGAACACGGTCTTGATATCTTCAATCGTCTTGAGGCGACGGGCGATCAGATCGCTCACCTCTTCATTGTCGGCAAGCGTCGAGCCTGGCGGCAGCTCAATCGAAACCGTCATCCGGCCGGTATCCTGCGCCGGCAGAAACGCGCTCGGCAGAAAACCGGCAAGAACAATCGTCAGGGCGAAGAGACCGGCCGCCAGTCCGGCTGTGATCCATCTCCATCTGATGGCGAGATCGACGAGGCCGCGATAACCCGCGACCAAGCGCCCTTCCACGAGCACCTTGCTCGGCGAGGTCAGGAAGTAGGCGGCGATCAACGGAGTCACCAGGCGAGCGACGAGAAGCGAGAAAAAGACGGCGATTGCAACCGTCAAGCCGAACTGGCGGAAATATTGCCCTATTTCTCCGGCCATCATTCCGACAGGGGCGAACACCGCAATAATTGCGGCCGAGATTGCAATGACGGCAAGGCCGATCTCGTCGGACGCGTCGATTGCAGCTTTGAAGGCGCTTTTGCCAAGGTTCTTGTGACGGACAATGTTTTCGATCTCGACGATGGAATCGTCGACGAGAATTCCAGCGACCAGCGTGATCGCGAGCAGGCTCAGCATGTTGAGCGAGAAACCGGCCAGTTCCATCACCCAGAAAGTCGGGATCACCGAAAGGGGCAGGCTCACGGCGGCAATGAGAGTCGCGCGCCAATCGCGCAGGAAGAGGAAGACAACGACTACGGCAAGGATTGCCCCCTCGATCAACGTGCTGCGGGCCGACAGGAAGTTTGCGAGAGTGAGCGTCACGCTGTCGTCGACGATCTTGAACTCTGTTCCGGGGCTTGTTCCGGCAATCTCCTCAAGGGCTCTGGCGAGCTTTTCAGCGACATCGACGTCTCCAGCGCCCAAGGCTTTGTAGACGGTAAATCCGACCGCCGGTTCGCCGTCGAGGCGCGCAAAATCCTGCCGCTTCTCCGTGGTGTCGGCGACTACGGCGACGTCGGAGAGGGAAACACTCTTTCCCTGCGGCAAGGAAAGACGGATGGTCGCGAGTTGATCGAGGGTTGAGACTGCTGCCTTCGTCGCAACGGTCATGTTCTGCGCGTCGACATTCCCCCGCCCCGACGGCAGATTGAATTGGCTTGCGGCGACTTGGTCGCTGACGGAGGACGCCGTTAAGCCGAGAGGGGCGAGCCTTTCCGCTTTCAGGAGAACGTGGATTTCCCGATTGACGGTGCCGACGAGTTCGACACGGCCTATACCGTCCAGTCCCTGGAGCTTCCTTACGACGACGTCATCGATGAAAAAGGACAGTTCTTCGGCCGACATCGAGCTATTATGGGCCGAATAGGTGGCGACCGGCTGGTTTTCGGAATCTATCCTCTCAATAATAGGTTCATCGATCGCCGCTGGCAGTCGATCACGGATTTTCGTGACCGCGTCCCTGACGTCGGAGACTGCACGGTCGATCGGCACCCCGATTTCGAACTCGACCGCAGTCTCCGATCGACCTTCCGAAATAATCGAGCTGATCTCTTTGATGTCGGAAAGGCCCGCGACACTGTTTTCGATGAGCCTGGTAATCTCGGTCTCGATCTGACCGGGTGCGGCGGCGGGTTCTTCGACGGTTACACCGACAGCCGGAACGTTGATGGCTGGAAAATACGTGATCGGCAGAGTTGCGTAGCTTTTCAGCCCAAGGGCGGTGAGGATGACGAACAGGAGAATGACGGGCAGCGGCGTGCGGATCGCCCATGCGGAAATGTTCATCGGATCACCTCAGTTACCCTGCGAAAGGCTTGCGTCGGCTTGCACCACGATCGGGATCGCCTGCTCACCAGCCTCCAAGAAGCCCCCGGCCTTCGCCACCACCAAGTCACCTTCGTTGACGCCGGAGCGGATCTGAATGAAACCGGCTTGGCGCCAGCCGAGCAGAACCGGTTTGCGTTCGATGCGATTATCCCTGAGAATCTTGATCGATGGCTCCTCACCGGTGCCGGCAATTGCCGACGCGGGCAGGAATATGCCCTTGCTGCTTCCGATTTGGATGCGCGCCGAGGCAAGTGCGCCAATCGGTGCTGTCAACCCTGGGGGTAGGGCGATGCGAGCGCGTCCAAGACGTGTCCGATCGGCAAGCGCCGGGGCGACGAAGCGAACGGCGCTTGTTAAACCCTCACGGTTGTCATCGAGACGAACATGAGCGACGGCGCCGACCGGCACGACGTCGAACTGAGCCTGCGGGATCTCTGCTTCCAGTTCGAACTGGTCGTCGTTTGCGATGATGAAGAGTTGCTCGCTGGATGAGGAGGCGGTCGCGCCGACCTTGGCGGACCGGTGGATGATCCGGCCTGCCGACGGTGCGACAATCCTGGTATAGCTCAGTCGCAATTCGATATCTTTGCGCGCCGCCGCGACGGTCTTGATGGCAGCTTCCGCGGATCGGACCGCCTGTCTGCTGGCCCGCACGCTCACCTCCGCTCGTGCAAGCGCCTTTTGCCTTTGCTCGAGTGCTTCTTGAGACATCAGTCCTTTGGGGACGAGCTTTTGGGCTCGTATAAGATCCGCCTCGGCTTCTTCCTGCGAAATCATGGCATTGTCGAGCGCGCTCGATGCCTGTCCGAGCTGTGCTGCCGCGCTCGCGGCCTGCGCGTCGTTCTGTTGAAGCTCGACATCGATCCTCGACGTATCCAGCGTCGCGAGGACCTGCCCACGGCTGACAAGATCGCCTTCTTCGGCGGCGATCGAGACTATCCGGGCTCCGGAGAGATCGGTGTTGACCAGTGTCGTTTCCCGCGCAACGATCGTACCCACGACCAAAACGCTTTGTTCGAGAACCTGGGCTGTCGCAGCGATAACCGACACTTTCGGTCCTTCGATGTCAGCGGCGAGAGCGCGGATTGGGAGCGCGGTCGCGGCCAGCAGCAAGATCCAAGCAAGACGGCGCTTCCTTGGGCTTGGCGACGGGCGGTCGGCCTGCCGCAGGCGGAGCGTACGAGACAGCGGCGTAAAGGAGGTCATCTGATTTCATTCCTTGCGCGATTCTTCTTTAATTGCGGGATGTACAGAGCCGCCGCGGCGGCGGCCCTTTGGATTTGAACGGCGAAGATGGTTTGGTCGCCCTGGATCAGAAACGGTAGCCCAGCATCAGCAGGGTTTTTGCCTGGACCTTTTCCTTGACGATCGGGCTGTCTGCAGCGTCTCCGACCAGGAAGCTGACGCCCTGCTCGCCCTTCACCACCCAGTTCTCGTTGATCAGGTAAGTGGCCGAGGCAGAGAGATCGACGCTCTTGATGCCAGCTCCAGCCTTGTATTGCGCATGACCGGAACGGCTCGATTGGGTGGAGTTGACGCCGAAATAAGCTTCCATGTAGTTGTCGTCGGCAAAGGTGGCGGAGGCTTCGGCGCCAAGGATGAGATGCTCCGACAGAGGCTGCGAGATTGACGCGCCGGCGGTGGCCAGCAGGCCCTCGCTTCCGCCGATCGTCTTGTCGACCGAGACGAAGACATTGGCAGGCCCGAACGTGTAGGTGGCTTTGCCGCCGACGGTCACGCCAAAATCGATGTCGCCCATCCCTCGCAGCATGTCGGCATCGTCTTCGTCACGGCCTGAGTCGTAGCCGACATTGACGTCGAACCGGAACGCGTCCTTCTCGATCG from Rhizobium lentis carries:
- a CDS encoding YbhB/YbcL family Raf kinase inhibitor-like protein, whose protein sequence is MRFISAALMTASVFGATAAQAEMKLVSKDLAAGKPMAYAQVFNGFGCTGKNISPELVWSGAPEGTKSFAVMAYDPDAPTGSGWWHWSVFNIPADISQIAAGASGDKKLPAGAVEGRTDFGTSGYGGACPPVGDKPHRYQFTVYALKVDKLPLPDTAPGAMVGFYVRANTLDKASIEVTYGR
- a CDS encoding efflux RND transporter permease subunit, yielding MNISAWAIRTPLPVILLFVILTALGLKSYATLPITYFPAINVPAVGVTVEEPAAAPGQIETEITRLIENSVAGLSDIKEISSIISEGRSETAVEFEIGVPIDRAVSDVRDAVTKIRDRLPAAIDEPIIERIDSENQPVATYSAHNSSMSAEELSFFIDDVVVRKLQGLDGIGRVELVGTVNREIHVLLKAERLAPLGLTASSVSDQVAASQFNLPSGRGNVDAQNMTVATKAAVSTLDQLATIRLSLPQGKSVSLSDVAVVADTTEKRQDFARLDGEPAVGFTVYKALGAGDVDVAEKLARALEEIAGTSPGTEFKIVDDSVTLTLANFLSARSTLIEGAILAVVVVFLFLRDWRATLIAAVSLPLSVIPTFWVMELAGFSLNMLSLLAITLVAGILVDDSIVEIENIVRHKNLGKSAFKAAIDASDEIGLAVIAISAAIIAVFAPVGMMAGEIGQYFRQFGLTVAIAVFFSLLVARLVTPLIAAYFLTSPSKVLVEGRLVAGYRGLVDLAIRWRWITAGLAAGLFALTIVLAGFLPSAFLPAQDTGRMTVSIELPPGSTLADNEEVSDLIARRLKTIEDIKTVFVRAGSGSDGVRDIRKAVIVMTIADRDQRKLPLSQIRERAEALLRAIPDLRFEFVNDRGGRDVSFAILSANGEQASTAARAILTEMRSNPMFVNPASSEATRQPELSVVVSPERAADLGVSAREVATAIRVATLGDADSRLPSFKDSGRLIPIRTLAEEAGIDRLEKLRQLRIMTSSGALLPLEAVARLEQGESVSVINRMERQRRVEIGADLAVGITQGEGIAALRNLPSVRALPPEVELLATGDSDSKDSVFSSFAFAMIAGLSLVVIVLILLFGNPLTPLTIVTPLPLALSGVVASLILTGHPVSLPVVIGILMLMGIVVKNSIMLVDFAVELERSGLRRREATIEACAERLRPIVMTTLAMVAGMVPAALGHEIGGEFRAPMAVAVIGGLIVSTVLSLVVVPACHVLIADLSDVMKRLARMNGCGGKPGRSEA
- a CDS encoding efflux RND transporter periplasmic adaptor subunit, with amino-acid sequence MLLAATALPIRALAADIEGPKVSVIAATAQVLEQSVLVVGTIVARETTLVNTDLSGARIVSIAAEEGDLVSRGQVLATLDTSRIDVELQQNDAQAASAAAQLGQASSALDNAMISQEEAEADLIRAQKLVPKGLMSQEALEQRQKALARAEVSVRASRQAVRSAEAAIKTVAAARKDIELRLSYTRIVAPSAGRIIHRSAKVGATASSSSEQLFIIANDDQFELEAEIPQAQFDVVPVGAVAHVRLDDNREGLTSAVRFVAPALADRTRLGRARIALPPGLTAPIGALASARIQIGSSKGIFLPASAIAGTGEEPSIKILRDNRIERKPVLLGWRQAGFIQIRSGVNEGDLVVAKAGGFLEAGEQAIPIVVQADASLSQGN
- a CDS encoding MipA/OmpV family protein; translated protein: MSASLKLTADQSRLLSIAVASLFLSTFAAQAADFGSGEQAAPAAPDPERFGPVRQALHDWHVVIGAGAVLTPKYEGSDEFEVSPFPFVSAEFFDRITIDPTGIEIKAIEKDAFRFDVNVGYDSGRDEDDADMLRGMGDIDFGVTVGGKATYTFGPANVFVSVDKTIGGSEGLLATAGASISQPLSEHLILGAEASATFADDNYMEAYFGVNSTQSSRSGHAQYKAGAGIKSVDLSASATYLINENWVVKGEQGVSFLVGDAADSPIVKEKVQAKTLLMLGYRF